From Pelagibacterium flavum:
CGCTGAAACTGCTTGAAGCGGGCGCGCATGTGGTCGTCCTGGACAACGATCCGCAAAAGATTGCGCAACTGGAAGCGGCGGCCGGCGGTGCGGCGGGGCTGAAGGTGGCGCTGTGCGATCTTTCCGATCTGGAGGGGTTGCACGCCACGCTCGATGGGCTGATCGCCAGCGATGGCGGGTTTGATGTCGTTATCAACAACGCGGCGATCTATCCTTCAAAGCCGTTTGAAGATTTCACGCTGGCCGAGATGCAATTGGTGCACAGGATCAATGTGGAGGCGGCGCTGGTGTGCGTGATGGCGGCGTTGCCCTCGATGAAGGCCAAAGGCTGGGGGCGGATTATCAATATCTCCTCGATCACGGTGGCGGGGGCGTGGGACAATCTGGTGCCCTATGTGCAATCGAAAGCCGCGCTGATCGGGTTGGCGCGGGGGTGGGCGCGCGAGTTCGGGGGGTATGGAATTACCGTCAACGCGATTGCGCCGGGGGCGTTTCCGACCGATGCCGAGGCGATCCATCCCGACCGCGAGGCTTATGAAAAGCGCATCATCGACAGCCAGGCAATCAAGCGGCGGGGGCGGGCGGACGATATCGCCAATGCACTGATGTTTCTGGCGTCGGATGCCGCGGGGTTCATCACGGGTCAGACCCTCAATGTGGATGGCGGCTGGATCATGAAGTAGGGCCAAGTGGCGATTGTTCCCCTGTGACCGATTTTGCCAGTCTGCAGGCTGGTCAAATACGGCTTTCCGTTGGCCGTACACCCGGCACCGCATGATCGTACCTGAGGCCTTGGTGGCTATGCCGACACTGTCATAGCCGCGATATCGTGGGCTCGATCGCGCGCTGAACAGCCGGGCAATTATTGACAATCGTCAAAGTGGCCGCGCCGTGCTGTGGGAAAACCGATGTCACGCGTGTTTTCCGGAACCACAATAATGGCATCAAACGACAATAGCGGGCGCAAACGCCGCCGGCCCTCCGGGCGGGGCTCTGTTGTCGGCCTTGGACTTTTAAGCATAATTTCCAACCTGCTGCTGCTTACCGGCCCGCTGTTCATGCTCCAGATCTATGATCGGGTGCTTGCCAGCAAATCGGTGCCCACGCTGGTTGCCCTGACCGGACTGGTGGTGGGGCTTTACGGGTTCTATAGCGCTGTCGAGATCGTGCGCAGCCGGATGGCCACGCGATATTCAGTGCTTGCCGCGGCGCGGCTGACGCGTCCGGTCTTTTCCCAGGTCGTTGCCACGAGCGCGTCTTCACGGCGGGGTTCGGATGGCGATCCGATCCGCGACGTTGAAACGCTGCGCCAGTTTCTGGCCGGAGCCGGGCCGATCGCGCTGCTCGATCTGCCCTGGGTGCCGATCTATCTGTTTGTCGTCTTTGCCTTCCACCCCATGCTGGGCTGGCTCGCCATGGCCGGCGCCGGGGTTGTAACGGTGCTCATGATCCTCAACGAATGGTCCTCGCGCGGGCCGTCGCGCGATGCCAATGCCGCCGCCAATGCCCGTCACAGCCAGCAGGCCGATATCGCGGCCAATGCCGAAGCCGTGCTGGCGATGGGCATGCGCGAAACGCTTGCCAATCGCTGGGAGGCGGCCAACACAAAGATGCTGATGACGCAGGCCTGCGCCGCGGACCGCGCGACGACGTTCTCGGCGCTCACCAAAGGCTTCCGGCTGCTTTTGCAGTCAGCCGTTCTCGCCATGGGCGCCTATCTGGCCATCGGGGGCGAAATTTCAGCGGGATTGATGATCGCAGCTTCCATCGTTACGGCGCGCGCGCTTTCTCCGGTTGAGCAGGCTGTTGCGAACTGGCGCGGCTTTGTTGCCGCGCGGCAGGCGAAAGCCCGGCTCAAGACAATCCTTGCCGAAGCGCGGGACACTCCCGAGCGCGTCGCGCTTCCCCTGCCCAAGGCGAGCCTTAGCGTTTTCGATCTTGCCGTTTCGCCATCGCGCGAAGGTCCGCCCTTGGTATCGGGGATCAGTTTCGCGCTCAAATCGGGCGAGGCGATGGGCGTTCTGGGGGTGTCGGGGTGCGGGAAATCAACCCTCGTGCGTACGCTCATGGGAATCTGGCCGGCGCGGGCTGGTGTGGTCCGGCTCGACGGTTCGGAAGTCGGCCATTTCGATCCCGACCGGCTGGGCATGGCGATCGGCTATCTGCCCCAGACGGTCGAGTTGTTTGCCGGAACGGTTGCGCAGAACATCGCCCGTTTCCGGCTCGAGGGCGAGTTTGAGGGGGTGCTCAAGGCGGCGCAGGCGGCGGGCGTGCATGAGATGATCGCGTCATTGCCCCATGGCTATGACACGCCGATCGGTCCGCAGGGCGCCATGCTCTCGGCCGGGCAGCGCCAGCGCATCGGGTTGGCGCGGGCACTTTATGGCGATCCGTTCCTGCTTGTGCTCGATGAGCCGAACTCCAATCTCGACGCTGCCGGAGATGCCGCGTGCAATGCCGCGATTGCCGGCGCCAAGGCGCGCGGGGCCATCGTCGTCATTGTCGCCCATCGGCCGACCGCGATCGCCGCGGTCGACACGATCCTGTTCCTGCAGGATGGCCGCCAGGCCGCCTTCGGCCCCAAGGATGCGGTGCTCGCATCGATCACGGCCCAACCGGCCTCCCTCGAAATTGCCCGGAAAGCGAGACGGAAATGACTGCAATCGATATCGAATATGTAACGGCGCGCAGCCTTGGCCGGCATGGGCTGCTCGGTTCGGTCGCCATTGTCGCACTTGTCGGCGGACTTGGATTGTGGGCGGCCGTCACCCCGTTATCGGGCGCCGTGATCGCGGGGGGCAGCGTTGTTGTCGATGGCGGCGTGCGGCGGGTCCAGCATCAGGAAGGCGGGATTGTCAGCGAAATCCTCGTGCGCAACGACGCCGAGGTCGAAGCCGGTCAGACCCTGGTTGTGCTGGATGGAACCTCGGTTGCGGCCAATATGGCCGTTATCGAGGCGCAGCTAGGGGAAGCCTATATACGCCAGGCCCGGCTGCTGGCCGAAGCGAGCAGCACACCGGCCATGCAGTGGACACCTCAACTCGATGCCTTGCCCAACAGGGAAGCCAATCGCGCGCTCTTTGTCGCCGAAAATCGTCTTCGCGCGTCCCGCGCCGCAGCGCTTTCGACCCAGGTGGGGCAATTGCGCGAACAGATCATCCAGCTGGAAAACCAGGTCGCTGGGCTCGATGCCCAGCGCACCGCGGTGATCGCGCAGACCGAGATCCTGGGTGAACAGCTCGAAAGGCTGGAAACGCTTTTGTCCCAGGGGCTGACCGAAGCGAGCCGGGTCACCGATCTGCGGCGCCAGATTGCGCAGCTCGAAGGAGAAAGCGCGCGCATCACCACCGAGATCGCCCGGGGCAATGCGGCGACGGCCGAGCGGCGGCTGGAGATCTCCCAGGTTCAGGAATCCTATCAAAGCGAGGTGTTGGGGGAGCTCCAGCAGACCGGCCAGCAGATTGCCGAGCTTGAGCAGCAACGGATTGCAGCCCAGGATCGGCTCGACAGGCTCGTCATACGCGCGCCGATTTCCGGTATCGTGCATCAGATGCAGGTCGCAACGCTCGGGGGTATTGCAGGGGCCGGCGAAACGCTCATGCAGATCGTACCGCAGGACGATGAGATCATGGTCGATGTGCGCGTCAATCCGCTCGATATCGACAAACTTGCCATCGAACAGGACGTGACCTTGCGGCTTTCAAGCTTCAACTCGCGCTCGACGCCCGAGCTGGTGGGGCTGGTGGACCGGATTTCTCCGGATCTGACCCGCGACAGTGCATCGGGCACCCAGTTCTATGTGGTGAGAGTTCGCCTGCCCGATGACGAGCTCGACCGACTGCCCGAAACAGCACGGCTGATACCGGGGATGCCGGTCGAGGCCTTTTTTACGACCGGGGAAAGGACGGTGCTGAGCTATCTGGCCAAGCCAGTCATGGACCAGCTCTCGTTCGCGTTCCGCGAGGACTGAGGCAGCGGGAAGATTTGGGGGAAGGGGGGCTTTGGAGCCCCCTTTTTTGTGCGAAATGGGGAAAGAAGCGGCGCCCAATGCGGCGCCGTTTCGGATCAGAGGATGAAGTCCACAGCGGTGAGATCGATCAGGCCGGTGAGTTCAATGCTGAAATCGGCGACCTGGTCGCCGTTGACATCGGCGGTGATGATGGTCCTGTCGGTTTCATCGCCGTCAAGGTCTTCAAAGCTGAAATTGAGTTCTCCGGCGAGGCCGGTAAAGGCCGCGCCAACCGAAGCCAGGAATGTGAAAGCCTGGTTTCCCGAAATTGTGGTATTGGCGTCGATGATCGAGAGGTCAATTCTATCCTCGCCCTGGGTGAAATCGGTGATGACATCGCGATTTGCCGCGCCGGATGACGAGTGGGCAATGTTGCGGAAGACAAAGACGTCGTCACCCTCTCCGCCGGTGAGGATGTCCTTGCCGCCTCTGCCATCCAATACGTCGCTGCCCCTGCCGCCCGAAAGCTCGTTGGCTGCTCCTGAGCCGATAATGGTATCGTTTCCGGAGCCGCCAATGATTTTTTCGATCGATCTCAAGCTATCGACACCGGTCTGTGCGCTGGCGGCGCTGGTGGCGCTGACGGTGAGGTCGGCCGAGATGGGCGAAAAGTCCATGGTGTCCGAACCGGCCCCGCCTATATAGCTGTCGTCGCCGTCATCGGGGGTGGCGACGAATGTGTCGTCGCCCGCGTTTCCATAAACGGTGTCGTTTCCGGTATCCCCAAACAGGATGTCATTGCCCCCACCGCCCCGGATCGTGTCGTTGTCGGCTCCGCCATGGTATTGATCGTCGGTTGCGCTGGCTGCCAGGGTGTCCACGCCGCTGGTCCCCATGACATCGCTCATGCCGATCAGATCGAGCGTGGTGCTGGCGAGATCGGTGCGCTCGGGAGTCTGGATGGAATAGGTAAAGGTTACGTCGGTGTCGTCATTGAGATCGGGGATGAACAGCCACGAGCCGTCACCATGGTCGGTCAGCGTGCCCGAGGAAGCGACAAGGCCGACAATCGCGAAGGCCATGCCGGTGTAGCCGGCGCCGACAAGATCGCGGGACGTTATCGTGCGGGTCATGTCCTCGGTGAGCGGGGCCAGCGTTGCCGGCGATATGACGTCGACGACCGGCGCGGTGGCAGCCGAGACGATGCTTTCGAACGTGCCTCCGGCATCGGTGTAGCTCACGATCACCCGCACCAGCGCCCCCGCGTCGTCATCGGTCAGGGTGTAGGTGGCCTCAGTTGCGCCGGCGATACCCACAAAGCCGGTGCCGGTGTCGCGCTGCCATTGATAGGTCAGGGTTCCGAGCCCGTCAGGGTCGGCCAGGCTGGTCACATCGACGCTCAGCGTCTGGTTCTCGGTGGCTTCGCCGACGATTGCCACCCCGCCTTCGGGGGCCTCATTGACGTTGGCAACGGCAATCGAGACGGTCTTGGCATAGACCAGATCGCCATCTGTTGCTGTTATCGTGAGGTCGATCGTGGGTTCGGTTTCAAAGTCGAAGGCAATTCCGGCCTTGCGGTAGAGCGCACCGTCGACCGGGTCGATCTCGAACCTGTCATCGGAAACCGTCAGGACATTGTTGCGCATGTCGGGGTCCGGATTGAGGTCGATGACCAGCAGGTCGGCCACCTTGACGCGGTCGAGCAAAAGTTCGGGAACCGCCGCCAGATTGGAAAGCTCGATGTCGGTGGGGGCGAGGTTTTGCGTATCGACCCGCACCAGACTGACGGCATGGTCGCCCAGGCCGACGAGCCTGACGGTCATGATCCCATCGACGATGCTGACGACTTCAGCGCCCGAGACCATGAACGCGCTGGTTGAGGAGCCGGCGAGATCGATGGCGACCAGCCCTTCGCCGTTCATTGTGAAGGCAAGGTTGGTGCCGTCACCTTCGAGGCTTAGCAATTGCATGCGCGCGCCGATCGAGGAGATGTGGGTTACATCGGCCTGGGCCGAACCGAGCTTGATTTCGAAGGTACCGCCATTGGCATCTAGGAAGACGGAATCGCCATCATAGGCGTACCAGTTGGTAACGGCCTGGATGGTTTGCGGACCCAGGGAATCGAGGTTGAGGGCAAAGGTGCCCAGCGTTCCGGTTTGCGGTGTTGCCGTAACGGTGATCGTATCGCCGTTGACCGCGTAGGTCAGCTCGGTTTGCTCGAAGGTGGAAATGCGCGCCGCCAGATCGGCCAGCGTTACAAATTCCGACCCCGCCGCGTGCGCCGCACTGACGAATTCTGTGAACATGGAGAGATCGTAGGGCGACGAGCCGATACCATCGACATCCCATGCGGTGACACCATAATCGTGCCAGGGCCAGACGACGATCGGAAGATCGGAATTGACCGTGAGGTCCTCGAACTCGGCGATCCATCTTGCCGCCGCCTCTTCGACCGTCAGCCCCAGCCACCCCAGGAGTGTAAAGTCAAAGCTCATGTTGGGAGCGATATAGACCTTGCCGGCGTCAGTGGGAGAGAGATAGCCGAAGGCCCCCGGATAGCCCGCGCCGACCATGGAAGCGCCGCCGGTCAGATAATCATAATACTGAATAATCTGGCGTGCCGTCTCGAGCGTTTCGGGCATGCCCGGCACGGCCGCGCCGCCCACGGTGATCCCCAGATTGTCCTCGATGACGTGCCGGGACGTTTCGAACTGGAACTTGAACGAGGCCTCGAGAATGGCCTTGGACACAGGATCGAGCGCCATGGGATCGGGTGCGGCAAGCGCTGCCTGCAGCGTGGCGTTGATTTCGGAGACGCTCATCTGTGCAAGCGCATCGATGATCGCCTGATCGGCATCTTCGCGCATGCAATATGGGCAGAAGCACGCCGAGGGATTGTCGAGCAAGGCAGCGTAACCGGCGATGCGCTGGTCGATAATTTCCTGGGTAACCTCGTCGGGCAGCAGCAGATTGGTATCGAAGGGATGGGAATAAGAATGAGACCCGATTTCGTTGCCCATCGCCAGAAGCTGCTGGTAGTAGGGGGACGAGATGAACCAGTTGGTATCCTGGTCGGGGCTGTAGAGCCCCACGTTGACGTAATAGGATCCGACGAAATTATAGTCGGCCCTCCACTGCTCGAGGATGGGCAACATGGCATCGTAAATGCCGCCATCCACATCGAAGGTTTCCTGGGACTGATCCATGTCGGTCCGGGAGGCGACGATGGCCTTGTCCCGGCTCATCGACAGTGAAATCTTCGGTCCGTCGAGCGGTTGGGTCGACCAGTCGATGGATTGGCCAAGCAAATTGTTGTCCGCCAGCATGCCTTCGGTCGCGAAGTGGACGTTGCGTCCACCGGTGGTGGTCGAAATGACAGCATCGTGGCTGACGCCGTTGACCACCTGCTGGGCGATCACGGTGCCCGCGCCGGCCACCACGGTCGAGAAATACGAGGTCGCGCCTCCGGTGTAGGTGTGGATCGCCCCACCCCCATAGCCGGCGGTGATCTCGTGGTCTCCCGAGGCGACCAGATTGACATCGACGCCACTTTCGCCACCGGTGCGGGTCAGGCCCAGAAGCGTCTGCATGCGTTCGTAGGGATTGGCCGACAACAGATCACCATCGGCGGTGTTGGTCATGAAATCGCCGGCCGTGATGATCGGCACGTTGTAGTCATAGACGAGCTGGTTCAGCGTCGCGGCGATATCGGCGTAGTTTTCCGGGGCGTTGCGGAACGAGGGGAATACCAGCGCGTCGTACTGGGCGAGCAGTTCGAGGTTGGTGAGGTCGGCTTCCCCGATCAGATCGAAAGGAATGCCGGCACTCATTGCCTGGCTCTGGGCGGCCATGACCAATTGGGAATAGGCCATTCCCGAGAAGTAGGCGCCAGCGGTGGTTTCCGAATAGACTATGGCGATCTTGTAGTCCGCACCGGCCAATGGCGGTACGGTCGCGTTGATCGTATAGGCGGGCTGGGTGTAGTCAGCCGGAAGATAGACCGCGTTATTGATGTCGGCCATCACGCCGATCTTTTCGATGCCATCGCCCAGAAGCGGTTTTGGAATGGCAAGCTCCATGGTCCTGGCATCGGGTCCGAGCGCGAAATCGATCTCGGCGACCAATGTCTGCCCGGCGTCCCCGGTATAGAGGCGTGCGATGCCGCTGCTGTCGATATTGACGTTGAACTCGGCGCCCATCGCCCAGCCCCAGATCAGGTGTCCGGTGGACGTGTTGCCGTCGGTGTTGATCCAGAAGGTGGTGTTTGGCCCGATGTCGACCTCGCTTTTGAGCGCTATGACAAAGGCATCGTCTGTAGCGGTGCCGTAGAGCTCGTAGCCTTCGACATGTGTCGTGGGGGTTTCGAGCCGCTGGTCCTGGGTCCATTCGCTCAGAAGGCCATCAAAGGCGCTGACGGGCGGTAACGCTATGGTGTAGCCCCCATAACCGTAATTGTTTGGAAGAAACACCGTATCGTTGACGTCGGCGAGCACGGAGATCTGTTCGATTCCGGTGCCGAGCAGCGCCTTTGGAACAGCGAATTCGAGAGTGGTGCCATCGGGGCCAAAGGCATGGTCGAGATCGGCGACGAATGTTTCGCCGGCCGCGCCCGAATACAGCCGCGCGATGCCATCGGCACCGATATTGACGTTGAACTCGGCCCCGCCGGCCCAGCCCCAGATCTGATGCCCGGTGGCGGCATTGCTGTCGGTGTTGATCCAGAAGGTGGTGTTGGGACCGATCGGCACGGCGCTTTTGAGTGCGACAACGAAATCGTCGGCATCGACCCGGCCATAAAGTTCATAGCCATCAACGCCGGTGCCTTCCGCCTCAAGGCGCTGTTCGGCCGTCCATTCGGTCAGCAATCCGTCAAAAGTGGAGGCTGGCGGTTCGGCCAGGGTGTAGCCACCGGTGCCGAAACTGGCCGGAAGAAATACCGAATCGTTGATGTCGGCCAGGATCTGCACCGATTGGACAAAGCCCAGTGCTTGTCTGGATATGGAAAATTCGATGCTCATTCCGCCGGGAGCAAGGGCGAAATCGATATCGGAGACGAATGTTTCGCCCGCCGCTCCGGAATAGAGCCGGGCGATGCCATCGGCGCCGATATTGACGTTGAATTCCGCCCCGCCGGCCCAGCCGAACACCTGATGTCCGGTTGCGGTATCGCCGTCGGTATTGAGCCAGAAGGTGGTGTTGGGACCGATTGGCACGGCGCTCGAGAGCGCGAACACAACCTTGTCGGGATCGACCCGGCCATACATTGCGTATCCCTCGACACCTGCCAATTGGGTGTCGAGCCGCTGGTCCTCTGTCCATTCGGTCAGGAGCCCGTCAAAGGAACTGGGAGGCGGTTGGGTGACGAGATACCCGCCCTCGGCGTAGGATGAGGGCAGAAATACGGAATTGTTGACGTCCGCATAGACCGTAAGCGAGGTTACATCGGCCCCGACCAGCGCCTGCGGCAGCCGCATTTCCAGCGTCAAGCCGCCGGGGCCCAGGACATATTCTATCTCCGCGACGAGGGTCGAGCCTTCCGAGCCCGAATAGAGCCGGGCGATCCCGTCATCGCCGAAGTTGATGTTGAATTCGGCACCCACGGCCCAATCCCAGACCTTGTGTCCGGTCTCGCTGTCGGCGTCCGTATTGAGCCAGAATGTGGTGTTGGGCCCGATGGGCACCTCGCTTTCCAGTGCAATCAGGAAGGCACCATTTTCGTACCGGCCATAGAGCGCATAGCCCTCGACCAGGGTTTCGGGCCGCTCGAGCCGGTCATCGGGAGACCAGTCGGTGAGGGTGCCGTCAATGATGATGGTCATCGCAATGTCTCCTGTGCAAAGCGGGGGCCGGCCAGATCGGATGAGCGCCACTGGGCGCTCTCATCCATCGCAAGCGTTGATTTGAGACGTTCGAGCCGGGCGAGATCGTGTTCGCTGGCCAGGCCGTTTGCGCGGCCCAATTCGATTGTGACGCGCTCGCCGGTCCTGTCGCCATCGAGCCGGTACAGCCCGATCAGGCGCCGGTAGGTGCCTTCGGTGGGGCTCTGGGCGAAGAGCTGTGCGAGAATGCGTGCTTCGTTGCCGTAGGAACCATGTGCCCGATAGATGTCGACCAGCATCGGCCGCGCCCAGTCGCTTTGAGGACGGATGGCGACCTCCTCTTCGAGCAGACGGGTCAGCATGCCGGTTTCACCCTGGGTCTGGTAAAGTCCGGCCAGCGAATAGGCTTCGAACGGGTTGAGGCGGGTGGTCTCGCGTTTGGCTTCATAGAGGGCCACGGCTTCGGCGACCCGTCCCTGCGAGAGCAGCACCTGTGCCTTTTCCTCGGTGTTGGGCAGCATGGCGAAGGCAGCGACAATCGTGACAACGACAATGATCGCAACAAAGATTTTCGTGCGCTCGGGCGGATCCATGCGCGACAGGGCGTTGAGAGGGCCGCGCCCCAGAGGTCCTGCCGGCCGGTACGGGGCGGAGCGCTCAGCGAGAGTGAGCATCATCGAGCTCCCTGTCGCCGATGAACAGCAAGACCCCAAGCGTTGCCGCGTTATCGCGCGCCTGGGCAATGTCGGATGACGAGGTGAGATATTCGCTTAAAAAGACCGGTTTGCCCTCGGCGGTCAGCCGGCCGATCATCTCGAGCGAGGCGCGCAGCGTCCCGAGGCTATTGCGCTGCTGGTCCTGTTCGGCGCCGAACAGCAGGTCTTCCTTGCCCATGCCATCAATGACCCGGCGATAGGCAGGGGCACTGAGCAGCTCCTCGCCATTCTGGGGTACCACAAGGAAATCGGGGTTATGCGCGCGGGCGTAGGTGGCGAGGTCGCTGACGAAGGTCACCATGGCGCTCTTGCGGCGCGCTATGTCGAGCTGGGAATCTCCGCGCTCGAAGGCATCGACCCGATCGAGATAGACGCCGTCAAAGCCGGCGGCCATGATCTGGTCGAGATAGCTGGCGGGTTCACCGAAGATGATCGCCTGCCAAGCGGGGTCCCAATAGCGGATGTCGTAATTGCCGTCCCATTCGGCGTTTTCGCCAAGCAGCCATGACGGGCGGTTCCGGGCCCAATCGTCCTGCCAGTAGTACCGGTAATCTTCGGCTTCTCCGATCGAGAGATAAGAGAGCACAAAGCGGCGCGATCCGTCGGGTCTGGTCTTGAGGGCGGCGATCTCGGATGCTGAAAAGGCGCCGGCCGCCGTTCCGTCGCGCGAGTAATCGATGACCAGCAGATCGTAGTTGCTGGCGGCGAGGACGTGCAGATTGATGTGCTGGAGCTGGTAAGTCCATGATCGGACTCCGGCAAGAGCTGACGCCGCCGCGCCGCTGGCCTGGGGTGAGAGCATAAGCGGAAATGCGGTCAGAACGGCAGCCAGTCCGGCCATTCGTATCCCCATGTCTGAGGTCTCCTACTCGCCCGATCAATCGGTCGGGCAATCGGGACACTATGGCGACGGCGCACGAGCAATGTTGACATTCATCAACTCGGCTGCTGCCGGGGCACGACATTATTGGCCGGTTGACAAAAGACGTTCGGGGACCCGGACACGAGCAACAGGGTGGCCATCATGGCAGCGTTCATTAAGACTTCTCCCGACAGCCAATCGACCGCACATCATGAGCGGCCGT
This genomic window contains:
- a CDS encoding tetratricopeptide repeat protein yields the protein MLTLAERSAPYRPAGPLGRGPLNALSRMDPPERTKIFVAIIVVVTIVAAFAMLPNTEEKAQVLLSQGRVAEAVALYEAKRETTRLNPFEAYSLAGLYQTQGETGMLTRLLEEEVAIRPQSDWARPMLVDIYRAHGSYGNEARILAQLFAQSPTEGTYRRLIGLYRLDGDRTGERVTIELGRANGLASEHDLARLERLKSTLAMDESAQWRSSDLAGPRFAQETLR
- a CDS encoding HlyD family type I secretion periplasmic adaptor subunit; amino-acid sequence: MTAIDIEYVTARSLGRHGLLGSVAIVALVGGLGLWAAVTPLSGAVIAGGSVVVDGGVRRVQHQEGGIVSEILVRNDAEVEAGQTLVVLDGTSVAANMAVIEAQLGEAYIRQARLLAEASSTPAMQWTPQLDALPNREANRALFVAENRLRASRAAALSTQVGQLREQIIQLENQVAGLDAQRTAVIAQTEILGEQLERLETLLSQGLTEASRVTDLRRQIAQLEGESARITTEIARGNAATAERRLEISQVQESYQSEVLGELQQTGQQIAELEQQRIAAQDRLDRLVIRAPISGIVHQMQVATLGGIAGAGETLMQIVPQDDEIMVDVRVNPLDIDKLAIEQDVTLRLSSFNSRSTPELVGLVDRISPDLTRDSASGTQFYVVRVRLPDDELDRLPETARLIPGMPVEAFFTTGERTVLSYLAKPVMDQLSFAFRED
- a CDS encoding SDR family NAD(P)-dependent oxidoreductase, which produces MGDHFGSLSGKRVLYTGAAGGLGLPTTLKLLEAGAHVVVLDNDPQKIAQLEAAAGGAAGLKVALCDLSDLEGLHATLDGLIASDGGFDVVINNAAIYPSKPFEDFTLAEMQLVHRINVEAALVCVMAALPSMKAKGWGRIINISSITVAGAWDNLVPYVQSKAALIGLARGWAREFGGYGITVNAIAPGAFPTDAEAIHPDREAYEKRIIDSQAIKRRGRADDIANALMFLASDAAGFITGQTLNVDGGWIMK
- a CDS encoding type I secretion system permease/ATPase, which translates into the protein MASNDNSGRKRRRPSGRGSVVGLGLLSIISNLLLLTGPLFMLQIYDRVLASKSVPTLVALTGLVVGLYGFYSAVEIVRSRMATRYSVLAAARLTRPVFSQVVATSASSRRGSDGDPIRDVETLRQFLAGAGPIALLDLPWVPIYLFVVFAFHPMLGWLAMAGAGVVTVLMILNEWSSRGPSRDANAAANARHSQQADIAANAEAVLAMGMRETLANRWEAANTKMLMTQACAADRATTFSALTKGFRLLLQSAVLAMGAYLAIGGEISAGLMIAASIVTARALSPVEQAVANWRGFVAARQAKARLKTILAEARDTPERVALPLPKASLSVFDLAVSPSREGPPLVSGISFALKSGEAMGVLGVSGCGKSTLVRTLMGIWPARAGVVRLDGSEVGHFDPDRLGMAIGYLPQTVELFAGTVAQNIARFRLEGEFEGVLKAAQAAGVHEMIASLPHGYDTPIGPQGAMLSAGQRQRIGLARALYGDPFLLVLDEPNSNLDAAGDAACNAAIAGAKARGAIVVIVAHRPTAIAAVDTILFLQDGRQAAFGPKDAVLASITAQPASLEIARKARRK
- a CDS encoding M10 family metallopeptidase C-terminal domain-containing protein; translated protein: MTIIIDGTLTDWSPDDRLERPETLVEGYALYGRYENGAFLIALESEVPIGPNTTFWLNTDADSETGHKVWDWAVGAEFNINFGDDGIARLYSGSEGSTLVAEIEYVLGPGGLTLEMRLPQALVGADVTSLTVYADVNNSVFLPSSYAEGGYLVTQPPPSSFDGLLTEWTEDQRLDTQLAGVEGYAMYGRVDPDKVVFALSSAVPIGPNTTFWLNTDGDTATGHQVFGWAGGAEFNVNIGADGIARLYSGAAGETFVSDIDFALAPGGMSIEFSISRQALGFVQSVQILADINDSVFLPASFGTGGYTLAEPPASTFDGLLTEWTAEQRLEAEGTGVDGYELYGRVDADDFVVALKSAVPIGPNTTFWINTDSNAATGHQIWGWAGGAEFNVNIGADGIARLYSGAAGETFVADLDHAFGPDGTTLEFAVPKALLGTGIEQISVLADVNDTVFLPNNYGYGGYTIALPPVSAFDGLLSEWTQDQRLETPTTHVEGYELYGTATDDAFVIALKSEVDIGPNTTFWINTDGNTSTGHLIWGWAMGAEFNVNIDSSGIARLYTGDAGQTLVAEIDFALGPDARTMELAIPKPLLGDGIEKIGVMADINNAVYLPADYTQPAYTINATVPPLAGADYKIAIVYSETTAGAYFSGMAYSQLVMAAQSQAMSAGIPFDLIGEADLTNLELLAQYDALVFPSFRNAPENYADIAATLNQLVYDYNVPIITAGDFMTNTADGDLLSANPYERMQTLLGLTRTGGESGVDVNLVASGDHEITAGYGGGAIHTYTGGATSYFSTVVAGAGTVIAQQVVNGVSHDAVISTTTGGRNVHFATEGMLADNNLLGQSIDWSTQPLDGPKISLSMSRDKAIVASRTDMDQSQETFDVDGGIYDAMLPILEQWRADYNFVGSYYVNVGLYSPDQDTNWFISSPYYQQLLAMGNEIGSHSYSHPFDTNLLLPDEVTQEIIDQRIAGYAALLDNPSACFCPYCMREDADQAIIDALAQMSVSEINATLQAALAAPDPMALDPVSKAILEASFKFQFETSRHVIEDNLGITVGGAAVPGMPETLETARQIIQYYDYLTGGASMVGAGYPGAFGYLSPTDAGKVYIAPNMSFDFTLLGWLGLTVEEAAARWIAEFEDLTVNSDLPIVVWPWHDYGVTAWDVDGIGSSPYDLSMFTEFVSAAHAAGSEFVTLADLAARISTFEQTELTYAVNGDTITVTATPQTGTLGTFALNLDSLGPQTIQAVTNWYAYDGDSVFLDANGGTFEIKLGSAQADVTHISSIGARMQLLSLEGDGTNLAFTMNGEGLVAIDLAGSSTSAFMVSGAEVVSIVDGIMTVRLVGLGDHAVSLVRVDTQNLAPTDIELSNLAAVPELLLDRVKVADLLVIDLNPDPDMRNNVLTVSDDRFEIDPVDGALYRKAGIAFDFETEPTIDLTITATDGDLVYAKTVSIAVANVNEAPEGGVAIVGEATENQTLSVDVTSLADPDGLGTLTYQWQRDTGTGFVGIAGATEATYTLTDDDAGALVRVIVSYTDAGGTFESIVSAATAPVVDVISPATLAPLTEDMTRTITSRDLVGAGYTGMAFAIVGLVASSGTLTDHGDGSWLFIPDLNDDTDVTFTYSIQTPERTDLASTTLDLIGMSDVMGTSGVDTLAASATDDQYHGGADNDTIRGGGGNDILFGDTGNDTVYGNAGDDTFVATPDDGDDSYIGGAGSDTMDFSPISADLTVSATSAASAQTGVDSLRSIEKIIGGSGNDTIIGSGAANELSGGRGSDVLDGRGGKDILTGGEGDDVFVFRNIAHSSSGAANRDVITDFTQGEDRIDLSIIDANTTISGNQAFTFLASVGAAFTGLAGELNFSFEDLDGDETDRTIITADVNGDQVADFSIELTGLIDLTAVDFIL
- a CDS encoding MJ1477/TM1410 family putative glycoside hydrolase → MGIRMAGLAAVLTAFPLMLSPQASGAAASALAGVRSWTYQLQHINLHVLAASNYDLLVIDYSRDGTAAGAFSASEIAALKTRPDGSRRFVLSYLSIGEAEDYRYYWQDDWARNRPSWLLGENAEWDGNYDIRYWDPAWQAIIFGEPASYLDQIMAAGFDGVYLDRVDAFERGDSQLDIARRKSAMVTFVSDLATYARAHNPDFLVVPQNGEELLSAPAYRRVIDGMGKEDLLFGAEQDQQRNSLGTLRASLEMIGRLTAEGKPVFLSEYLTSSSDIAQARDNAATLGVLLFIGDRELDDAHSR